The bacterium genomic sequence TTTGCCTAAGATTTGGCTAAGTTCATCTCTTATTCTATTGATATTTGAACCCCTTGTTCCAAGCACTACTCCTGGCCTGGCAGAGAACAGTTTAATTTTTATTCTATCAGACACCTTCTCTATATAGATATCTGTAACTGCACCTCGTTTGGATTCGTCTTTATTAAATTCTTTATCAAAATATCCTCTTATCATACTATCTTCTTGAAGCATCGTTCGAAAATCTTTCTTATTAGCAAACCAATTTCCTCTCCATCCTTCAACTATGCCTAATCTTAAACTAATAGGATTAACCTTTTGTCCCATTTTATTCTGCTCCCGGTTCTGATTTGTCTTCTAACACAACAGTAAGATGACTCATCCTTTTCTTTATTGTAACAGCTCTGCCCATAGTAGCGGCTCTAAACCTTTTTAAAGAAGGTCCCTCGTCTACAGAAATGGTTTTAATTTTAAAATTGTCAACCGAATCTTTCTTCTGTTTAGCGTTAGCGAGAGCTGAATTTATAGTCTTTTTTAAAGTTAATGTACCTTTGTTAGGGAGGCTATCCAAAATACTCAACGCCTCATCAACATTTTTACCAACAAGCAACTCCGAAATTATTCGCAACTTTGTCGGACTTTGCCTTATATATTTAGAACGTGCACTTGCTTCCATTTATCCCTCCGAAAGTTACCCTTTATGTTTTCTCTCTCGTCTTTTCCGTATGAGTTCCGTGTCCCCTAAAAGTACGTGTTGGAGAAAACTCACCAAGTCTATGTCCTACCATATTTTCTGAGACAAAAACATTTATAAAAGTCCGTCCATTATGGACTGCAAAAGTATACCCAATAAACTCAGGAATAATAGTTGAAGCTCTTGACCAGGTCTTTATCGCTTCCTTTTTTCCCGATTCTCTCATTTTCTCAACTTTCTTTAATAACTTAGGGTCTATAAAGGGACCTTTTTTCTTAGATCTCATTTTTTAGATTACTCCT encodes the following:
- the rpsS gene encoding 30S ribosomal protein S19, with product MRSKKKGPFIDPKLLKKVEKMRESGKKEAIKTWSRASTIIPEFIGYTFAVHNGRTFINVFVSENMVGHRLGEFSPTRTFRGHGTHTEKTREKT
- the rplV gene encoding 50S ribosomal protein L22; this encodes MEASARSKYIRQSPTKLRIISELLVGKNVDEALSILDSLPNKGTLTLKKTINSALANAKQKKDSVDNFKIKTISVDEGPSLKRFRAATMGRAVTIKKRMSHLTVVLEDKSEPGAE